AAACCCATTCTGCCATGCAAATTTGCCAATGGTTAGCCCTTTTTCATTGATGAATTTGGAGGAATTGGACTTGATGTCTCTGACCAGATCAGATAGGGCTATGTCCGGCTTCATCCCAATAAGAATATGCAAATGATCCGGCATACCATTAATAATCATTAATTTCTGTCCCTGGTTGGTGACTATGCCGGTGATGTATTTATAGAGTTCTTCCTTCCATTTTGGTGAGATCATGTTTTGACGGCCTTTGA
This Marinoscillum sp. 108 DNA region includes the following protein-coding sequences:
- the tnpA gene encoding IS200/IS605 family transposase, which translates into the protein MIDSLVLLNLLMANTYTQLYVHVVFAVKGRQNMISPKWKEELYKYITGIVTNQGQKLMIINGMPDHLHILIGMKPDIALSDLVRDIKSNSSKFINEKGLTIGKFAWQNGFGAFTVGQSQKENVINYIKTQEEHHGHKTFREEYLGFLQAYQIAYNDQYVFE